The Mercenaria mercenaria strain notata unplaced genomic scaffold, MADL_Memer_1 contig_4429, whole genome shotgun sequence region atgaccatggcttacatttacaatttctgggccaaatacgatcgttacgttttgagatattcgctaacaatttcttcagtttgaaaaaatcgaGCGAAAATCCAAAGTTTTGTGCAAATTGTTTTGTTAGTGAACAACCTGTGGAcaattttatcatctggtttaacagatgtgtcctttcggaataCCTGcgtaaagtttccgggttctacgctATTCCTGAAAAattatattagccgttaaataggcatggtcgagaaaaaaagactatcgaaaacggccgctagtgctgtcgttgaactcggatgttaacatgtATAGAGTATcaattaactccgatgattttgaatacttttatatgtaaaaagtattaccgGCAGTGATTTGACAGGAacgtaattactttttaaaatggcactttcatttcaagaggctttatgactatattccttcacacccgggttgaattttaacctagttcaggcgttcttgccattttttccgccatgcgaaagccaaacatatatttttgcagatacaccgaagcaatatagtacatattgccattttgccagcttttgatggtggaggaaaaccattaaaggtgcctccgggctactacagaaagtaatttcacctcggaTTTTGCAATTGCAAATGATagcttctggtcgtcagtcctttgaatttcgttagaagaattcagtatcttaaatgaatctcaaatgcccgtttttgttttgaaaagtgttcttagtgcggtgcttgataggtgtataatcttatttgctcataaataattatttaattgctcctgcCATTTTgctttattcataaataccttttcaacaaataccagtttattcatgaTCTAAAACTGCAAGGtgttgatgtatagaggcaaacgattgaaaatgattgtttgaaatctgaataagcagaactttgcaaaatgtcacatgactgttaatTGTTAATTGTTTATGCGCATGCGTGAAGATATGGCGGACTTTTGAAAAccgtagtgaaaaaaaaaaatgaaaaattaataaatacatcGTATATACAGATTATTGGAGAGTGTAACATTGATAATCTTGTGTTGTTTATAACGTTTCATGGAgtatgcattttcattttgtgacAGTGTTTTCAATatgggaaaaaaaggaaaaacagtaAAGGTTCATCACAGGACAAAGAAAGTGGAGTGAAACGGACAGCAATGGCGAGTGGAATGCAATCATCCAGTGTGACCTGTGGACCTGGCGCTTCCGTGGTGTATCAGTCGCCAAACGGACATTATCAAACAAACAATTCTACATTTTCAACTCCACAGGcaagtttgaattttgtttctCCGCAGTCGTTTTCATATATGCAAGCTTTGAATAATGGATCACCTAATATGCAAAACATGCAGTCAATACAACCTATGCAGCCGTGGCCTATTTCTTCGGGCAATATGAATGGAGTGTTTACTGACCAGTTTTCATCAATGATACAAAAGCTTGACAGTATAGACAAAAAGTTGTCTCAGTTAGACTCTATCAAAAATACCGTTGACAAAATAACGGGTCGTCTTGATACAGTAGATCAGAAGGTCAATTCTATGGAGACGAAAATAAACGATCTGGAGCGTAGCCGGGAGTATGATTCGTCAAGTATGGCAGatatagaaaagaaacaaaaagaaatcgaCTCTTTGCTGTCAAAACTAAAAGTCCTAGAGCACCAACAAACAGAGCAGGAGCGATCTATGAAAGCGGATATTACGGacctaaaatgtcgaaatatgcGGGATAACCTGCTCTTCTTTGGAATACCGGAAGTGAAAGGCGAAAGCGATTCTGATTGTGTGGAGAAAGTGCTCGatttaatcaaaaataaattggaaataaaaaaCGCAAAATCAAGCATTAAGTTGCATCGTGCTCATAGAATTGGGAAATTTGATAACGCCAAAACACGTCCGATCGTGGCGAAATTTGTATACTATCCTGAGAGAGAGAAGGTACGACTTAGTGCTAATAAACTGGAAAGGCCTTATGGCATAAGTCTGCAATTTCCCCAGGAAGTCATGTCCAGTAGACGGCGGTTAATTCCTATCATGTTGGAAGCCAGGAAACAGGGAAAGGAGGCATATATAAAGGTggataaactttatattgacggTCGTTTGCACAGGGAGAGCGAGAGTGGTAGCATGAAATAGGACGGCGGATGGAGTGACCTTAAGTGCTTATCATGGAATATCGAGGGGTTGTCACAGCAAAAGCGATCATGCACTGATTTTACTGATTTCATTGGAAATTACGATGTTAAATTCTTGAGTGAAACATGGACGGGAAAAACATCTAAAGTGGATTTAAATGGATATAAGTGTTTTCATTCTTATCGGAAATACCAAAATAGGCGCGCGAAAAGAAATAGTGGTGGATTAATTGTTTATGTGAAGAATTCAGTTAGTAAGGGAGTTAAACTGGTGAGAAATGTCGTAGATTGTATACTGTGGTTTAAACTTgataaattttacattaataatcAAGAAGACATATATTTATGTACAACCTATATTGCACCTGAAAACTCACCTATTTATCAAGTGtacgattttgacattttcacTAAAATTGAGTCAGATATACGGTACTTCCAAGAAATAGGTCAGGTATACTGTTTTGGAGACATGAATGCTCGGACTGGGACAAAGTGTAATTTTATAGAATATGATAAACCGTTACATGATCACTATTGCTTAGATTGCGACTCGTATTTACCGCGGGCAACGACGGACAGCGGGACTAATCGGTTCGGAGATTTATTGCTTGATATCAGTAAATCGTTAAATTTACGTATTGTAAATGGTCGCGTAGGAAACGATGCTAACCTTGGTAAACAGACGTGTTATACGCATAACGGCCAGAGTACAGTTGATTATCTTATTACCGAAAAAgctaatttttgtaatataacgGGTTTTAGCATTCATGAttttactattcattttaatcatGCACCGATTGATTTTTCATTAAAGATAGGTACATTATTGCCTGATAATATAGTTCGCGAACGTTTGTACTATAAATGGGTTCCAGATTGTAAAATTgcgtttataaatgatatttcgcGCGATATTGAAATACATTGCAATGATTTAAATGCATGCAAAGAAAGTGATAGTGATCCTGGTGATATGGTGCAGACTTTCACAGACTTTTTGTGTACTAGAGGTAGTAAATATTTCAAAGTACGACGTAAAATATCAACATGTACATACTTTTCAAATGATAGGTATCGAAATAAATGGTTTAATGACGAGTGTAGGGAAAAACGTAACAGCTATAAACATGCACTTGCCcagtttaatttgaataaaacaggTGAAAATAAGAGAATATTGTTTGATAGGAAATTTGACTATAAGTATTGTTGCagaattacaaagaaaaaatataataggCAAATGTGCCTGAAAATGAATGATCTGAAACGAAAAAATCCTCgtgaattttggaaaatatttaagCAAAAGAAAACCATTGAAACGGCTAATGATGTTGATATATCAGATTTTtacaatcattttaaaaaattatcggCTGAATTTCAGATAGAAGAAGATATTGAATGTCAAGATTTTTTGAATGAATTTGACAGTAATGAAATTATTGATCCAATTTTTGAGGAGTTAGACTCCCCTTTTACTGTTAATGAAATAAGACGTGCTGTCAAACTGTTGGGCACAAATAAAGCTTGTTCATTAGATAATATTATGTATGAATACTTTAAAGAAGGCATTGATGTGTTAGATAGGCCattagaaattttgtttaattatattttaagcaAGCAGTGTTTCCCTAGATCATGGTCAAAGGGTGTAATAGTACCCGtatataaaaagggagataaccaGGACCCTAATAATTATAGAGGGATTACTCTGGTTAGTTGTTTTGCCAAATTATTTACCGTTGTCTTGAATGAAAGATTAAAAAAGTGGGCAGTACAAAATGATATCCTGACTGACGCTCAGTTTGGTTTTAAGGCAAATTATTGTACGATTGatgcaatatttctattaaattcgTTCATAGGAAaacaattgaaaaacaaaaaacgtttGTACTGCTGCTTTGTAGATCTTAAGAAATGTTTTGATTCCATATATAGAAGTGGTTTGTGGTTGAAACTCATAAAAAGTGGTAAATTATTTAATGTTATTCGATCGATGTACAATGAAGTCAAATTGTgtgttaaacatttaaatgtattatcTGATTTTTTCGACTGTGGCATTGGCTTATTACAAGGGGAGATAATTTCCCCACTACTTTTTTCTCTTTTCATAAATGATGTAGAATTATTTATGCAGAATAACCCCTCTGTAGGTTTAACGCTGGACCagttatctatatatttattactATTTGCCGACGATGCAGTTATTTTCTCAGAATCGGCAGAAGGGCTACAACAATCaatgaataattttgaaacatattGTAAGAAATGGAAACTCAATGTGAAtgcacaaaaaacaaaaattgtaatatttagtAAAGGAGGAAGACCAAGAAACAGTGAATATTTTAAATACGGGTCTGATGAAACAGAAGTAGTGAATAGTTTTAGTTATCTTGGCTTAGTCTTTACAAGTGGGGGATCTTTTATGAATGCTACGAAAACGCTTGCGGGTAAAGCTCTGAGGGCGATGGGTGCTCTGTTTTCGGGTACTAGGACTTTAGAAATACCCATAAACATtatattaagtttgtttgactCTTATGTAGCCTCAATATTAAATTATTCATGTGAAGTGTGGGTTTTTTTAAAGGCTGAAAACATAGAGCGTTTTCacagaaaatacttgaaatctTTGCTCAATGTTAAAACCTCCACAAGTTATTCAGCATTATATGGAGAACTTGGTAGATTCCCGTTATATGTGATAAGGCAACTTAGAATTGTAAAATGTTATCTTAGATTACATTTTGACAAAAGTAGTAATTGTTTGTTATCTACTATGTTAAATGATATTAGAATAGAAGCTGAAAATAATTTGCAAGTTATAAATTTGGCCTCAAAAGTTAGGGCTCTATTACAAAAGTCAGGTTTTTATGATGTATGGTTGTTCCCAAATTCTGTAAATGCTAAGGTATTTTTACCATTATTTCGATGTAGATTGTTTGACATGTACATAAACGACTGGAGGCAAgacatttcattaaaaacatctttaacactttatagagaacttaaaacaaattttgaattgTCAGAGTATTTAATAAAGATTCAGAATGTAAAGCATAGAAATGCCATTGCTAAACTGCGTTTATCATCACACCAACTAAATATAGAGACTGGAAGACACCGCAATATTCCAAGAAATGAACGCAAATGTATTCTCtgtgaaaaaaatgatatagaaGATGAGTTTCATTTTATTCTGATATGTCCTGTGTATAAtcaattaagaaaatattatattccAAGGTATTATTATAAACGACCTAATATGTTAAAGTTCATAGAATTAATGAATGTTACAAGTGTgaaattgttgaataaaatagCAGTTTACAGCATTAAAGCAATTAAGCAAAGACATGATTACTTGAATTACTTAGTTGACTTATAAATCATACAATCGATTGGTAGGCATCCGACAATTGGGATGATATGAACCATAACATAGATGTACTGGCGTTGTATAACCAATACGAAATGACAAACatacatacagacggacaaatgAGTcgaaatgacggacggacgagtggacagacagacagacagacagccggCCAGCCAGCCAGTCAGACAGGCACATAGATAGACAAACAGATAGACACACAGatagacacacagacagacacacagaaaTAGAGACACACCGACAgacaaacacacagacagacacacacacacacacagacagactcaCATACAggcagacagacacacacacagacagaatCACAAACAGATAGCACACAGATAGTCACACAGcggcacacagacagacacacagacgcacacagACAGTCACACAGACAGGTAGTTATAATCTTTAGCCAACTTCCAACCATTTGCAGTTGGATGCCTAGCAACCTTTTGCAATGTAACCAATATTTTACGCCTATATTGTGTTGAGTGCAAGCAGACGCAAAAATCGACATTAAAGAGTCgcaatatttaaataatattagtAAGAGATAAATTCTCTACGGTCTGACAGTATACAAATACAGCCTGATAGTATACAAATTATGATCTTGACACGTAACTAGCTAAATATGTTAATACTTAAGCCTAGGACAAACCTTgaatttcgtttcggtaaggttTGTCGTATGTAGGAGTTTATTTTACGAGTCTCCATGTTGATGGTCGGTAGTAATTCTTGCACTTTCATTTCGGTAAGAATTACTCAAGCCTCTCATTACTGAAATTATGATTACAGTTACTATTTAACTGCATTAAGGGTGATTTATAATTGCATTTCAACTCTGGTAAGGCGAATGTGAATAATGAAATCAGAGCAACCAACATAGTGTCC contains the following coding sequences:
- the LOC128553878 gene encoding uncharacterized protein LOC128553878 → MASGMQSSSVTCGPGASVVYQSPNGHYQTNNSTFSTPQASLNFVSPQSFSYMQALNNGSPNMQNMQSIQPMQPWPISSGNMNGVFTDQFSSMIQKLDSIDKKLSQLDSIKNTVDKITGRLDTVDQKVNSMETKINDLERSREYDSSSMADIEKKQKEIDSLLSKLKVLEHQQTEQERSMKADITDLKCRNMRDNLLFFGIPEVKGESDSDCVEKVLDLIKNKLEIKNAKSSIKLHRAHRIGKFDNAKTRPIVAKFVYYPEREKVRLSANKLERPYGISLQFPQEVMSSRRRLIPIMLEARKQGKEAYIKVDKLYIDGRLHRESESGSMK